A part of Williamwhitmania taraxaci genomic DNA contains:
- a CDS encoding tetratricopeptide repeat protein: MRLFLLTILLGSGLMLRAQNYSELSLSLIQGNYGQVIAIGRPLIERGDTSGKLLELLATAHEGLEQKDKALDYYQRALTIAPTSLSLQNSIGRCLLGLGRITEASNVFSEVLAVDSTHFFANNQLGKILFAQREYGKAATIYGKLIVVDTTNYYFFKQAGECFNQLGFNPFAINLFSQAFQLNPRDPGLAVSLAVCLLKAGDATPALEVIDKAQQYDSLNIPLLRYEGYIYFGVKNYENSDSIFYKLIDMGDTSFFSLSHLGLSLMGRNYIFRAIKPLIRAYEIDSTNFEVLCNLAVAASQVESPERGLYYYQKLEQVLKPNPNKLAAVFSGRGDIYRKQNKYEQAYEWFLKAYATEPGNLLHLANAGQAMYYKKDYTRAKKCYLEFIETYDRRSLQGHDFAQDREVFSTNQYVRNQLKSADTEEFFQGKTPPNSKPAKKQ; the protein is encoded by the coding sequence ATGCGATTATTCCTTCTAACAATACTTCTTGGCTCGGGGCTTATGCTCCGAGCACAAAATTATTCCGAGTTAAGTTTATCCTTAATTCAGGGCAATTATGGTCAGGTGATTGCCATTGGACGTCCTCTGATTGAACGGGGCGATACAAGCGGAAAACTTTTGGAATTGCTAGCAACAGCCCATGAGGGTTTGGAACAGAAGGATAAGGCGCTCGATTACTATCAACGTGCGCTTACCATTGCCCCCACCAGCCTTTCGTTGCAAAATAGCATTGGACGTTGCCTTTTAGGGTTGGGGCGAATAACCGAAGCTAGTAATGTGTTTTCTGAGGTCTTGGCCGTCGATTCCACTCATTTTTTTGCCAACAATCAGCTGGGGAAAATACTATTCGCCCAGAGGGAGTATGGAAAGGCAGCGACGATTTATGGGAAGTTGATTGTTGTGGATACCACCAACTACTACTTCTTTAAGCAGGCTGGAGAGTGCTTTAATCAATTGGGCTTTAATCCATTTGCCATCAATTTGTTTTCACAGGCGTTTCAATTAAATCCGCGTGATCCAGGACTTGCGGTTTCGCTTGCTGTTTGCCTGCTCAAAGCAGGAGACGCAACGCCTGCCCTCGAGGTAATTGATAAGGCACAGCAATACGATTCGCTGAATATTCCACTGCTTCGCTATGAGGGTTATATCTATTTTGGGGTAAAAAACTACGAGAATTCGGATAGCATATTCTACAAGTTGATCGACATGGGCGACACTAGCTTTTTTAGCTTATCGCATCTTGGTTTATCGCTTATGGGTCGGAACTATATTTTTAGGGCCATTAAGCCTTTGATACGTGCCTATGAGATCGATTCCACCAACTTTGAGGTGCTATGCAATTTAGCTGTTGCCGCTTCGCAGGTGGAAAGCCCTGAGCGGGGTTTATACTACTATCAGAAGTTGGAACAAGTTCTTAAGCCAAACCCCAATAAACTGGCGGCAGTTTTCTCTGGTAGAGGAGATATTTATCGCAAGCAAAATAAATACGAACAGGCCTACGAGTGGTTTTTGAAGGCCTATGCTACTGAACCTGGTAATCTGTTGCACCTAGCTAATGCAGGCCAAGCCATGTATTACAAGAAGGATTATACTAGAGCCAAAAAATGCTACCTCGAATTTATTGAAACCTACGATAGGAGATCGCTTCAGGGTCATGATTTTGCTCAAGACAGAGAGGTATTTTCTACAAATCAATATGTTCGAAACCAGCTAAAGAGTGCCGATACAGAGGAGTTTTTTCAAGGGAAAACGCCACCGAACAGTAAACCAGCCAAGAAGCAATAG
- a CDS encoding M56 family metallopeptidase: MEAFAIYLLKSSLFMAAFYMVYTLWLRNETHFSVNRVYLLLSLVTSMGLPFVSIPSYQATAVGKGIATLGNVLLPGVTVIGNAGEGQSSITWLAAIYLVIALGLLAIVFYHIVKVFYKIRKENRSSISIPGVRVVEGDQFDVPFSFFNRVHVPKNQYTEEQLKVVLRHEMVHVQKRHSADVVFAWVVCSVWWVNPFAWMLLRAIREVHEYEADSISKGQGASPAEYIRLMLETAMPGLVPALSTGFNKPLTLKRLAMITKEKSAAMSALKYLLAVPAGLLLVFVFSTSSCSKKEEIKTPEAPASVEALVEKVIVTDTIIPDAKQESKEVFFIVEKMPSFPYHGVAGQAGFEKYISDNVKYPQEAMDKGKQGKVYVSFIVENDGTISNAKIIRAVDKVLDEEALRVVKTAPKWIPGKQRGVNVAVGYTFPIIFKLQ, translated from the coding sequence ATGGAAGCATTTGCCATCTATCTTCTAAAGTCGAGCCTATTTATGGCGGCCTTTTATATGGTATATACCCTTTGGCTACGCAATGAAACGCACTTTTCCGTCAATAGAGTTTACCTATTGCTCTCGCTGGTTACCTCAATGGGATTACCGTTTGTTTCGATACCCTCATACCAAGCAACAGCCGTTGGGAAGGGAATTGCCACGCTTGGCAACGTATTGCTGCCCGGTGTAACCGTTATTGGTAATGCGGGTGAGGGGCAAAGTAGTATAACTTGGTTGGCTGCCATTTATTTGGTTATTGCCTTAGGTTTACTAGCGATTGTATTCTACCATATCGTCAAGGTGTTCTATAAAATAAGAAAGGAGAATCGTTCAAGCATTTCAATACCCGGAGTTCGGGTGGTGGAGGGCGATCAGTTTGATGTTCCTTTTTCCTTCTTCAACAGAGTTCATGTTCCTAAAAATCAATATACCGAAGAGCAGCTGAAAGTTGTTCTCCGACACGAAATGGTTCACGTGCAGAAGCGGCATTCGGCCGATGTGGTTTTTGCATGGGTAGTTTGCTCCGTGTGGTGGGTTAATCCCTTTGCTTGGATGTTGCTGCGAGCCATCCGTGAGGTACATGAATATGAAGCCGATAGTATATCGAAAGGACAAGGCGCCAGTCCTGCGGAGTACATTCGGTTGATGCTGGAAACTGCAATGCCGGGACTTGTGCCCGCGTTGAGTACCGGCTTTAATAAACCATTAACTCTAAAACGTTTAGCTATGATCACAAAAGAAAAATCAGCTGCTATGTCGGCGTTGAAGTATCTACTTGCAGTTCCTGCAGGGCTACTTCTTGTATTTGTTTTTAGCACCAGTTCCTGTTCCAAAAAGGAGGAGATAAAGACTCCCGAAGCACCCGCCTCAGTTGAGGCTTTAGTTGAAAAGGTTATTGTAACGGATACAATTATTCCCGATGCGAAGCAGGAATCGAAAGAGGTGTTCTTTATTGTCGAGAAGATGCCTAGTTTCCCCTATCATGGTGTGGCAGGGCAAGCCGGATTCGAGAAATACATTAGTGACAATGTGAAGTATCCACAGGAAGCAATGGATAAGGGAAAGCAAGGCAAGGTATACGTATCCTTTATAGTGGAAAACGATGGAACTATTTCTAATGCAAAGATTATTAGGGCTGTGGATAAGGTTCTGGACGAGGAGGCTCTTCGCGTTGTGAAAACTGCCCCTAAATGGATACCTGGAAAGCAGAGAGGTGTAAACGTTGCAGTTGGCTATACCTTCCCTATTATCTTTAAGTTGCAATAA
- a CDS encoding BlaI/MecI/CopY family transcriptional regulator: protein MEEPKDLTRAEEEVMQALWKIEKGFVKDILDMFPEPKPAYNTVSTIVRILEKKGFVDHNAFGKTHEYFPVVSKDNYSKSYVKTFVRGYFSNSFKQMVSFFAKEENLSVAEMEEIVKTMQKEIDKQKGV, encoded by the coding sequence ATGGAAGAACCGAAGGATTTAACGCGAGCAGAAGAAGAGGTAATGCAAGCCTTGTGGAAGATAGAGAAAGGTTTCGTAAAAGATATTCTGGATATGTTTCCCGAGCCAAAGCCTGCCTATAATACCGTTTCGACTATTGTTCGCATTTTGGAGAAGAAGGGTTTTGTGGATCACAATGCTTTTGGTAAGACCCATGAGTACTTCCCCGTAGTTTCGAAGGACAATTACTCAAAATCGTATGTTAAGACCTTCGTGCGGGGCTATTTCAGTAATTCTTTTAAGCAGATGGTCTCCTTCTTTGCTAAGGAAGAGAACCTCTCTGTGGCCGAGATGGAGGAGATCGTAAAAACAATGCAGAAGGAAATCGATAAACAGAAAGGAGTCTAG
- a CDS encoding metal-dependent hydrolase: protein MDTLTHMALGAVVGEVVGGKILGRRAAVAGMLIALLPDLDVAVQPFLDSATSMLFHRGITHSFLVWLIISPLIGYLIWRHFRSTSRNAWYLVAISAWFSHIFIDGFNSYGTAWFLPFSSYRVAIGSIAVVDIFITLPLLFFLVALVLNREKSIFRHSRWLLGYIAFYIVLSLALQHSVEARAEVAFNDKGIVVDRIKAYPTPFIPLVWQVGGETDSSFVVANQGVFKNSSWDFYPFRKNWNLLLPLVSNREVARAIRFTQGQYIVRQSSDTLFISDLRLAPLVLDGDSSQFVVSFPISVRAGVITVGKAYPKRNFSKKTFSKWVGFAF, encoded by the coding sequence ATGGATACGTTAACGCATATGGCTCTTGGGGCCGTTGTTGGCGAGGTGGTCGGTGGGAAGATCCTAGGTCGGAGAGCTGCCGTTGCAGGCATGCTTATTGCCCTCTTGCCCGATTTGGATGTTGCGGTTCAACCCTTTCTGGACAGTGCAACCAGCATGCTTTTTCATCGTGGAATTACCCATTCCTTCCTTGTTTGGCTGATTATTTCACCTCTGATTGGCTATTTAATCTGGCGCCATTTTCGATCTACGTCTCGAAATGCATGGTATTTAGTCGCCATCTCAGCATGGTTTTCGCACATATTTATAGATGGGTTTAACAGTTACGGTACGGCATGGTTTCTCCCTTTTTCGTCCTATCGGGTGGCTATTGGCTCCATCGCTGTTGTTGATATTTTCATTACTCTTCCGCTTTTGTTTTTTTTGGTTGCTCTTGTGCTGAACAGAGAGAAGAGCATCTTTCGGCATTCTCGATGGCTACTAGGCTATATTGCGTTTTATATTGTCTTATCGCTTGCGCTTCAACATAGCGTTGAGGCACGGGCCGAGGTTGCATTTAACGATAAAGGTATTGTGGTAGATCGAATTAAGGCATATCCAACACCTTTTATTCCCTTGGTTTGGCAGGTGGGAGGCGAAACGGATAGTAGTTTTGTTGTGGCAAATCAGGGCGTTTTTAAGAATAGTTCATGGGATTTTTATCCCTTTAGGAAGAATTGGAATCTACTTTTACCCTTAGTATCCAACCGGGAAGTTGCGCGTGCTATTCGCTTTACTCAAGGGCAGTATATCGTGAGGCAAAGTTCCGATACCCTTTTTATCTCTGATTTACGATTGGCTCCACTCGTGCTCGATGGCGATAGCAGCCAATTTGTTGTTTCCTTCCCCATTAGCGTTCGTGCAGGAGTCATTACCGTTGGCAAGGCCTACCCTAAACGCAATTTCTCTAAAAAAACTTTTTCGAAGTGGGTTGGGTTTGCATTTTAA
- the rlmD gene encoding 23S rRNA (uracil(1939)-C(5))-methyltransferase RlmD, whose amino-acid sequence MVRKNKEKPLIENVLITDIAAEGKAIARVNEKVLFVPYAVPGDIVDVQVTRKRTSFMEGYITRYVKLSDLRQDPFCEHFGTCGGCKWQFLPYPEQLKFKQKQVEDQLRRIGKLTLPEVNPILGSELTTHYRNKLEYTFSNRRWIMKEEEEANPDQPKDTRALGFHIPGMFDKILNLNNCYLQPEPSNAIRNSAYAWAIKNNAEFYDVRNHTGLLRNLIVRTSETGEVMVIVVFNEDNREVIEGLLTHLKEAFPVITSLLFVINPKFNDTINDLEIHFFHGKDHILEKMEDLHFKVGPKSFYQTNSKQAYQLYSITRSFAELTGKEVVYDLYTGTGTIANFIARNAQKVIGIEYVPEAIEDARENSKINGIGNTIFFAGDMKDMLKPAFMKQHGYPDVVILDPPRAGIHEDVAKNLLLASPKRIVYVSCNPATQARDISLLSEKYKVVEVQPVDMFPHTHHVENVVKLELI is encoded by the coding sequence ATAGTGAGAAAGAACAAGGAGAAGCCATTGATCGAAAATGTGCTTATTACCGATATTGCTGCCGAGGGAAAAGCCATAGCCCGTGTGAATGAAAAAGTTTTATTTGTGCCCTATGCTGTTCCCGGCGATATTGTAGATGTGCAGGTAACCCGCAAGCGCACAAGCTTTATGGAGGGGTATATCACCCGATACGTGAAATTATCTGACCTTAGACAAGATCCGTTTTGTGAACATTTTGGAACCTGTGGCGGATGCAAATGGCAGTTTTTACCCTACCCCGAGCAACTGAAATTCAAGCAAAAGCAGGTCGAAGATCAGCTTAGGCGCATTGGAAAGCTTACGCTACCGGAGGTAAATCCTATTCTTGGATCAGAACTCACCACCCACTACCGCAACAAGTTGGAATACACCTTCTCCAACCGAAGGTGGATCATGAAGGAGGAGGAAGAGGCAAATCCCGATCAGCCAAAGGACACGAGAGCCTTGGGGTTTCATATTCCCGGAATGTTCGACAAAATACTTAATCTCAACAATTGCTACCTTCAACCCGAACCATCAAACGCTATTCGTAATTCGGCCTATGCATGGGCCATTAAGAATAATGCGGAGTTCTACGATGTTAGAAACCATACGGGATTACTTCGAAACCTGATTGTTCGCACCTCCGAAACTGGCGAGGTAATGGTTATTGTTGTATTCAACGAAGATAATCGCGAGGTAATCGAAGGCCTACTTACGCACCTTAAGGAAGCATTTCCGGTTATCACCTCACTCCTCTTTGTAATCAATCCAAAGTTCAACGATACCATCAACGATCTAGAGATACACTTCTTCCACGGAAAGGATCATATTCTTGAGAAGATGGAGGATTTACACTTCAAGGTTGGTCCAAAATCTTTTTACCAAACCAACAGCAAGCAGGCTTACCAGCTGTATAGCATAACCCGATCCTTTGCCGAATTAACGGGTAAGGAAGTGGTGTATGACCTCTACACCGGAACGGGAACCATTGCCAACTTTATTGCACGCAATGCACAAAAGGTCATTGGTATTGAGTATGTGCCAGAAGCCATAGAGGATGCTCGGGAGAATTCAAAAATTAATGGGATTGGAAATACCATTTTCTTTGCCGGTGATATGAAGGATATGCTCAAGCCAGCCTTTATGAAGCAGCATGGATACCCAGACGTTGTTATCCTTGATCCTCCCCGTGCAGGCATTCATGAAGATGTTGCTAAAAACCTACTTCTTGCAAGTCCAAAGCGCATTGTGTATGTAAGCTGCAACCCGGCAACTCAGGCGCGCGACATATCGCTACTAAGCGAAAAATATAAGGTCGTAGAGGTTCAACCGGTTGATATGTTTCCCCATACCCACCACGTGGAGAATGTGGTTAAGCTTGAACTGATCTAA
- a CDS encoding thioredoxin family protein yields MIKKITTLLCLSMFAMAAMAQVNIYDTKADAQADLKKAIERAKVEGKHVFVQVGGNWCPWCVRFHNLTDTNAVLKNTLETNFVVVRVNYSKENKNEAALEQLEFPQRFGYPVFVILNAEGKRIHTQSSGYLEQGKGYDEKAVNDFLKAWTPAAVNPETYKKK; encoded by the coding sequence ATGATTAAAAAAATCACAACGTTACTTTGCTTATCCATGTTTGCTATGGCAGCAATGGCTCAAGTGAATATCTATGACACTAAGGCGGATGCACAGGCCGACTTAAAAAAGGCAATTGAAAGAGCCAAAGTTGAAGGTAAGCATGTTTTTGTCCAGGTGGGTGGCAACTGGTGCCCTTGGTGCGTTAGGTTTCACAACCTAACCGACACCAATGCGGTGTTGAAAAATACGCTTGAAACGAATTTTGTGGTAGTAAGGGTTAATTACAGCAAGGAGAATAAGAATGAGGCTGCCCTCGAGCAGTTGGAGTTTCCTCAGCGCTTTGGATACCCAGTGTTTGTTATTCTTAATGCAGAAGGCAAGCGGATTCACACCCAAAGTTCCGGTTACTTAGAGCAGGGCAAGGGATACGACGAAAAGGCCGTGAATGACTTTCTAAAGGCATGGACACCCGCAGCAGTGAATCCTGAAACGTATAAAAAGAAGTAG
- a CDS encoding C1 family peptidase, with amino-acid sequence MNKKLLGVLLLLVAPILLVAQQSITPDALTRIKKGYSNSDPYAKAVTNALSANDAKKLTLNRENVGKTDSYFKYKVKVKGITDQKSSGRCWMFTSLNLFRPVVIDKLKVASFEFSENYLYFYDILEKSNLFLENAIITADKPMDDRLVELYFKSPIDDGGVWSSFVNLVKKYGVVPKEVMPETNSSSNTSKVLAAITTKLREDGLALRRMVETKSSIADIRNLKMEQLSQIYRMLALNLGEPPTSFTWRYQSTDNVISPKVTYTPREFAKQMLPNLNLEDYVMFMNDPSRPYYKLYEIENYRNVVEGINWKYLNLPADELKAMALISIKSNEPLYTSCDVGKQLNSEDGLLSLNNYDMESLYGVKFGMDKKDRILSRESGSSHGMALVAVDVDDNGKTVKWQFENSWGATSGQSGYLVFTDDWFTEYVFRLVVNKKYIPENTKKLLEQKPVMLPAWDPMF; translated from the coding sequence ATGAATAAGAAACTTTTGGGAGTATTACTACTTCTTGTGGCACCCATACTACTGGTTGCCCAGCAAAGCATCACCCCCGATGCCCTCACTAGGATTAAGAAGGGCTACAGCAACTCCGATCCCTATGCCAAAGCCGTTACCAACGCACTATCGGCCAACGACGCAAAAAAGTTGACACTGAACCGCGAGAATGTTGGTAAGACCGATAGCTACTTTAAGTATAAGGTAAAGGTAAAGGGCATTACCGACCAAAAGAGTTCGGGCCGTTGCTGGATGTTTACCAGCCTAAACCTCTTCCGCCCTGTAGTCATTGATAAGCTAAAGGTTGCCTCCTTCGAATTCTCCGAAAACTATCTCTACTTTTACGATATTCTCGAAAAATCGAACCTATTCCTCGAAAACGCAATCATCACGGCAGATAAGCCAATGGACGATCGATTGGTTGAACTCTACTTCAAGTCGCCCATCGACGACGGTGGGGTTTGGAGCTCGTTTGTTAACCTGGTAAAGAAGTATGGTGTGGTTCCAAAAGAGGTCATGCCCGAAACCAATAGCAGCAGCAACACCTCTAAAGTTCTTGCTGCCATCACTACCAAGCTTAGGGAAGACGGCCTTGCCTTGCGCAGAATGGTTGAAACAAAATCGAGTATTGCCGACATCAGGAACTTAAAGATGGAGCAACTAAGTCAGATATACAGGATGCTAGCCCTAAACCTCGGCGAACCTCCTACATCTTTCACGTGGCGCTACCAATCAACCGATAATGTTATTTCGCCCAAGGTGACCTATACTCCGCGAGAATTTGCAAAGCAAATGCTTCCGAACCTAAATCTCGAGGATTATGTGATGTTTATGAATGACCCGTCGAGGCCATACTATAAACTATACGAAATTGAGAACTATCGAAACGTGGTAGAAGGAATAAACTGGAAATACCTCAACCTACCGGCCGACGAACTTAAAGCAATGGCTCTCATATCGATAAAAAGCAACGAACCGCTTTACACCTCCTGCGACGTGGGCAAGCAGCTCAACAGCGAAGACGGACTTCTATCGCTTAACAACTACGATATGGAATCGCTCTACGGCGTTAAGTTTGGAATGGACAAGAAAGATCGAATTCTTTCCCGCGAGAGTGGCTCTTCCCATGGAATGGCACTTGTGGCAGTAGACGTTGATGATAACGGAAAAACAGTAAAATGGCAATTCGAGAACAGCTGGGGGGCTACCAGCGGACAATCTGGCTATCTGGTGTTTACCGATGATTGGTTTACGGAATACGTTTTTCGACTTGTGGTAAATAAAAAGTATATACCCGAAAATACAAAGAAACTGCTGGAACAAAAGCCAGTGATGCTTCCTGCTTGGGATCCAATGTTCTAA
- a CDS encoding SpoIIE family protein phosphatase, producing the protein MRNQFSRYLLVIILFAALTHIAGGEPINSGPQSPLRNDSVGILKLLRNADSILRKGEHQKSLNLADSAFHLLSKLGNKRLELRSLQMSGISASSSGDFSKALDFHYKSLQIAEELRDTSSMITVLNDLGVVFYTKSTYPKALEFLLRGFRLATSVKDTSLMMTTLHSLGLVEMQKGDTAQSLNYFHTAYRYGLILDDKRTLALLNNALGNYYMSINDVEYALSEYTQALTRFTEVNDIVGVSRVYNNIGLLYSQMGAFSKSRKSLGESLRLKLEINDQRGLCSIYHSMGVLYQRMGDYTKSIEWGTKSYFKSRQIGALRTAELAATLLSESYEKKGDLAGAMTYLKVARNLHDSIFSNENSRQMVESELIWNQEVKQIEKRVEQEKNKIIDKEHNNQLVMVRNFFVALSLLIFLLTTFMVLYYRRKIKAAKILESQYSEIEKQKEEIAAQRDEIEDQRNALADLAWELQQKNEVTTTHRDELWTQRDVLSTQKKEITDSIEYAKRIQAAALPNQEVFTQIFPDSFIVYKPKSIVGGDFYWVAKIGKYKVLAVGDCTGHGVPGGFMSMLGIALLNEVVKREEVRTASQVLDELRDYLISSLQPSHDETDPSDGMDLVVAIIDEELNSMQYASANMPFYLIRNDEGGIPRLKDFLPDRMPIGNYQIMRPFTNNTIDLLPGDIFYFFSDGFPDQFGGSEEKKLCPGRFKQMLLSFHDRPIILQGDLLSDSFMRWKGDKIQIDDVLVVGIQI; encoded by the coding sequence ATGAGGAATCAATTTAGTAGATATTTACTTGTAATCATTCTCTTTGCCGCATTGACTCACATTGCGGGAGGTGAGCCGATCAACTCAGGTCCTCAATCTCCATTGCGTAATGATTCAGTAGGTATTTTAAAACTGTTGCGAAATGCTGACTCCATATTGAGGAAGGGAGAACACCAAAAGAGCCTCAACCTCGCTGATTCTGCATTCCATCTTTTATCGAAGTTAGGCAATAAGCGTTTGGAGTTAAGAAGTTTGCAAATGTCGGGTATTTCTGCTTCGAGTTCGGGCGATTTTTCCAAGGCACTCGATTTCCATTACAAATCGCTTCAAATTGCCGAAGAGCTTCGAGATACCAGTAGCATGATCACGGTTTTGAATGATTTAGGTGTGGTTTTTTATACCAAATCGACCTATCCAAAGGCGTTAGAATTTTTGTTGAGGGGTTTCCGATTGGCCACCTCGGTCAAGGACACCTCATTAATGATGACTACCCTGCACAGTTTAGGCTTGGTTGAGATGCAAAAAGGGGATACCGCCCAATCGCTCAATTATTTTCATACAGCCTATAGGTATGGCCTGATATTGGATGATAAACGAACCTTAGCGCTTCTGAACAATGCTCTTGGGAATTATTACATGAGCATAAACGATGTGGAATATGCCTTGTCAGAATATACTCAAGCTCTTACTAGGTTTACGGAAGTGAATGATATTGTTGGCGTTTCCCGCGTTTACAACAATATTGGGCTTCTTTATTCTCAAATGGGAGCATTCTCCAAATCGCGTAAAAGTTTAGGTGAATCGCTTCGGTTGAAGCTGGAGATAAATGATCAGCGCGGATTGTGCTCCATTTATCATAGTATGGGAGTGCTCTATCAGCGAATGGGCGATTACACAAAATCCATCGAATGGGGAACGAAATCTTACTTTAAGAGCCGACAAATTGGAGCCCTTCGAACCGCAGAACTCGCTGCGACTCTTCTTTCGGAATCCTATGAAAAAAAGGGCGATTTAGCTGGTGCCATGACCTACCTAAAAGTTGCTAGAAACCTGCATGATAGTATTTTTAGTAATGAGAATTCCCGCCAAATGGTGGAGTCTGAATTGATTTGGAACCAAGAAGTTAAGCAGATTGAGAAACGAGTTGAACAGGAGAAAAATAAAATTATTGATAAGGAGCATAATAACCAACTTGTAATGGTTCGTAATTTTTTTGTGGCCCTATCCTTGCTGATATTCCTTCTTACGACATTCATGGTATTGTACTATCGTCGTAAAATTAAGGCTGCGAAAATTCTTGAGTCTCAGTATTCTGAAATAGAAAAACAGAAGGAGGAGATTGCTGCACAACGTGATGAAATTGAAGATCAGCGTAATGCTTTGGCTGATTTAGCATGGGAGTTACAGCAGAAAAATGAGGTTACGACAACTCATCGCGATGAGTTATGGACGCAGCGTGATGTGCTCTCAACTCAGAAAAAAGAGATAACAGATTCCATAGAGTATGCTAAGCGAATTCAAGCTGCGGCCCTACCCAATCAGGAGGTGTTTACTCAGATTTTCCCAGATTCGTTCATTGTTTACAAGCCTAAAAGTATTGTTGGGGGTGATTTCTACTGGGTTGCTAAGATTGGAAAGTACAAGGTGCTCGCGGTGGGTGATTGTACCGGTCATGGTGTTCCCGGAGGCTTCATGAGCATGCTGGGCATTGCCCTGCTCAATGAGGTGGTAAAGCGTGAAGAGGTCCGAACTGCCAGCCAGGTTTTGGATGAGTTACGCGATTACTTGATCTCTTCGCTCCAGCCGTCCCACGATGAAACCGATCCTTCCGACGGAATGGATTTGGTCGTAGCCATTATTGACGAGGAGTTGAACTCTATGCAATATGCTTCGGCCAATATGCCATTCTACCTCATTCGAAATGACGAGGGAGGTATTCCACGATTAAAGGATTTCTTGCCCGATAGAATGCCCATCGGCAACTACCAAATTATGCGTCCGTTTACCAACAATACCATTGATCTGCTGCCTGGCGACATATTCTATTTCTTTTCGGATGGATTTCCTGATCAATTCGGTGGTAGTGAGGAGAAGAAACTCTGCCCTGGTCGCTTTAAACAGATGCTACTCTCCTTCCACGACAGACCAATTATCCTTCAGGGCGACTTACTGAGCGATTCATTCATGCGATGGAAAGGTGATAAAATCCAGATCGACGACGTTTTAGTTGTTGGGATCCAAATCTAA